The Oncorhynchus masou masou isolate Uvic2021 chromosome 6, UVic_Omas_1.1, whole genome shotgun sequence genome has a window encoding:
- the LOC135542293 gene encoding small ribosomal subunit protein eS10-like, with protein sequence MLMPKKNRIAIYELLFKEGVMVAKKDVHLPKHPELADKNVPNLHVMKAMLSLKSLGYVKEQFAWRHFYWYLTNEGIQYLRDFLHLPPEIVPATLRRQMRPETARPRPKGMEGERGERPARFNRDGGDRDNYRRSAAPPGGDKKAEAGAGSATEFQFRGGFGRGRGQQPPQE encoded by the exons ATGCTGATGCCTAAGAAGAACCGTATTGCCATCTATGAGCTCCTCTTCAAAGAGGGCGTCATGGTGGCAAAGAAAGATGTGCATCTGCCAAAGCACCCTGAATTGGCCGACAAGAACGTGCCCAACCTTCATGTGATGAAAGCAATGTTG TCCTTGAAGTCACTTGGGTATGTCAAGGAGCAATTTGCCTGGCGCCATTTTTACTGGTACCTCACCAATGAAGGTATCCAGTACCTGAGAGACTTCCTGCATCTTCCACCTGAGATTGTTCCCGCCACCCTGCGCCGCCAGATGCGTCCTGAGACTGCGAGGCCCCGGCCCAAGG gtatggagggagagaggggagagaggcctGCCCGCTTCAACCGTGATGGGGGTGATAGAGACAACTACAGAAGATCTGCTGCACCGC CTGGTGGAGACAAGAAAGCAGAGGCAGGTGCTGGTTCAGCCACAGAGTTCCAATTT AGGGGTGGATTTGGACGTGGCCGAGGACAACAGCctcctcaggagtaa